Below is a window of Zerene cesonia ecotype Mississippi chromosome 18, Zerene_cesonia_1.1, whole genome shotgun sequence DNA.
TAGGGTTTATTAATTACTcaatttcaaatgtaaattaacTAAACTGTcttcagaactagaccaaatttaaatgggccAATCAGGAGGCAatagctaaataaaataaaaaaatcaaactcgGTTCACCCAATAAAAAGATACTAGGTAACaacccaaaaaaatacaatcgaattccAAACACCCTCTCacttttttgaaaaatttaatcaaccAATTATTTCAGCAAACCTGAACATCGTCATTAAGTACGATTACAAAACAATAGACGGTTATTGGACGGTCACCGGCTACAAGGACAGCTACAAAATGGAGCGCGCGCAATTCAAATTCACCAACCTCTTCGGTGGGAACAAGGAACTAGGTAAGAGTTGCgacagtaaaaataataacaaatgtttacTGCTTTTGAAAGTTTAACTACAGCACAGTCTCCATACACTACGGTATAAGTTAAGTTAACATCACGAATACTCTTTACATGAAGTTTTCCTACACAATTGATAATCTCAAAAATACATTGACACATGAAAAACGTAAcatatatctaaaaaaaacaattatcaaaatatgtttaccAATAAAGAAAAGAACTGTCGAATTGATAAAACCCTTCTTCTATTGAAGTCTTTTTAAGATTACATACGttcatttttatgtacatttaaaacgtacaaaacagttttaaaacaCGATTCTTCGCTATACTTGTAAATTCAAATACAGTTAATCcaatattttccaatttatcATATGCGGATCTAACACCTCAAAGGTATGCTTCACGGAAAATAACCATAGAGATATGTATATTCCTTACCTCCATAAAGGTCAGACTCAAATCAAGGACATCCACCAAACACTTTGGAAAACTTGTAATAACGTGTATAGTGTGTTCTAAGATTTATCTTCTTTATCAAGGTTAGTtccaacataaaaattattgttttattactaaatctACCTATCTTTAATCTGAATTCTAATCTTTATGtgcgaataaaaaattacttaattaatttaaacaagaaaaataagcTAGAAtactaatatactaatattaatactaaaatttaaattttagaccGGTTATTAAGAATTACGAGTCGTTATTTAACTATCTTGTGTTTGAAAGACTTCAGAGAGAGGTCTTCTCATTAATTTTTCGTGACTATAAAATTCACCTTAAAAtgcacaaacaaaaaaaaaacaccacaAACTTCTTTCAATATTACACCAATTTTATGAGATGCTTACTTAATTTCGTAAAACTActctaattaatattagtattttcttaacaTTTCCTTCCTCTAAACAATATACAATTCAAACACATTCTACTTGACCCAAAACAATTgaggaataaaaatttaatgtaatcttCAGAGGGCCAGACGTAATCGTTaccgttaaaattttaaaatgcatgATGAAATTAAAGCATGAAAGTCTTAgggaaaacatttttgtatgcatttatatcttttattttgtactgtaaaaattatattgctataaaataagtatcaattttatttctagcaTCTACAATCCAGAGAGTAATCAACGAGAACTGGGAACCAGTAATAAGAGACATAGCCCCAGTGGCATTTGAGACGATCATCGCTGCCTGCGTAAATGAAGCCAAAAAACTATTTGCTGCTGTGCCCGCTAATGAACTTCTTTTGCCTTGATCATACaatagcaatttaaaaaatttgatggAATTggcaaatttatttcattcgatTTTTAATCTACGCTTAAACCGCCGCTTATTGCCGCCTATAtcgtaaaattattacaattgttgatattttaaaggCGACGGTTTGTTTGAAGAAAATTTGtctttaaatgtttcttatattttttaatcgtttTGACTGAACTCGTAAAtttgaagttatttaaatCGCAAAATAATAGCGAAATCACGTAATCTAAAATTAAGATGAAATGACGTACGcctacctatttattataaataaattaatatttaagatctGAAATAACACAACACTGTTAATTGttcacattaaaatacaattaacgTTTTTTTGTAGCAAGTTGTACAATTACCAGGCAAAGGTTTATTGCCCAAAACTCGAAAGGTCAGTTGCATGTTTCCGTATCGATATTGCAACTTCCTATGTGTTGTAGGTTGAAAGTACCTACATGAAGTAATGTGTAACTAGGCATCCTTCCTTTTTGCTTCAATATTAGATACTTGTAACGCAATAATTAATGCAACTAAAACAATGATTGCAAAAACAATTACTAGAAAAGTGTAGATGTATGAATctaatatttacttttgtattgattaaaatattgaattctaTTGTCAGAATTGAACTACAATGTCATAGAATCccatttgcattttatattattaagattcttgttttaattttaacctaagtatttatacatttatttttaaaactgtctCATTTCCCTTCTCAtcataaattagtttataGACTTCCGTAAGACATGAAAcctaatattacaataataggAAAAGTAATTAGTATAAGGTTTCAATTCATTTGGATAAGTaacttattacatattacactTCCATATAATACAAGCCTTAGATTACAAGATATGCtaagaattaaaatagtttttactcTGTGGCCAAGTACAATTACAGGTGtaatctttttgttttaatagacagattatcaaattatacagCCAATTTAACCCTACACTGTGCTtgcaattttttcaatataaaaaatactaaatcacttttatcatttgattattttctGAATATTGACTAAATATGTAGCCAAAGAGTGAGGTGTAGATTGTAGaccttatatatattttatgtatcgttaaatatataagatcaAGATAATTACTTTAGTTCTAAGAATCCTAACTTTGTCAACATACACTCTGATAAAAAGTTTTGTGATAATcatgttacattaaaaattaataaaattttgtaataaatttgacTTTAAATATCTCCTTGAACCTAAAATtacctataaattatatatttgcctAGTATTGATAGGAATTTTAGAGTATGTTTGCTATACTTCTACAGATTTTTGTATGATGCACCCTAGAAATGAAAATCAGCTTCAAActtcaacaattttaattctttaaatttatccaAAAATAACAGCAGTAAATGCATcttatcaaatacaaattcaTTATACTTAGatctatttttcaaacaaagtCAGacaaattcatcaaaatgtagactggaaataaaaattaacgtgGGCACATAGCATGGCGTCCCCCATCAACAGGCACACTTGCTCCAGTGATATTGCTAGCTAAATCACTGGCCAAAAATGCTATTGTAGCTGCAACTTCATCAGGCTTGCCAGGACGGCCCAAAGCGTGTGTCTCCTTACTTCTCTCTAAGAAAGCTGCGTATTGCTCATCAGATAACCCTCCACGACGCTGTAATTCAGTGAGAATAACACCAGGGTTCACACAATTCACCCTAACACCCTTGGCAGCTAGCTCCAATGCAACACATCTTGTAAACTGATCCACAGATGCTTTCGACACGTTATACGCTAACACGCCGGGAAAAGACCGTATACCGTTCACGCTAGACACGTTAACAATGTTACCTTTAGTTTTTAACAAGTGTGGCACAGCCAACATTGTCAAGTAGTAAATTGATCGGACGTTGGTGTTCATTAGGCGGTCATACTGCGCTAGAGATGTATTTTCAATGGTTCCCGTTTCAATAATTCCCGCATTGTTTATCAAAACGTCGATTTTTCCATAGTGATCTACGGTGTTCTTAACGATCTTTTCAATATCGGATTCCTTTGTCAAATCTGCCGGGACCATAAAAGTAGATGTTGACTTCTCACAATCCTTATTGACTTTTTGCAGATTGTCCACATTTCTTCCAGTTAAAGATAATTGTGCACCAAGCTTTGATAAAAACACTGCAGTAGCGGCGCCAATTCCAGAACTGGCGCCGGTAACAATTACTACTTTTCCAGCGAAGTTCATGTTTCGAACGTTTCTAGAATGATTCCAACAGCACCGGGTAATAATGTGAGATATTCTTATCacgtatataaatagataacgctaatattatgtaaatcaaAACATGTTTGGACATTACTACTTACTTCATTTTCATTTGACAGTGTTTTCCTTTCAAATTACAATGACAGCTGTCACTGATAAACACGTTCATTGGTGGTAACCACGCTGCTGTTAAACTAGCCAATGAAAATTCATatcgatatattatataaaaatcttcgaatatataatgttttcttgtgcatttattatttcatacgaATTTTTCATAATTGCAAAGAATACttcatactataaaaaatatgtaatttattaaaaggtaGTATTTGAAAGAAAAGCCATGctctacatttttttaaccgacttccaaaaagGAGCAGGTTCTATATTcgtctgtatgtataaaatttcatcaattaattgaatgggtataatataaaacagttgACGCGATCTACTCTATAccacaatatattatgaaagatataaatactaaaaactacaaaagaatatataaaaaatattttcatgaatatatCGAAACACTAAAatgattaaacaataaatagcaTTGAACACtctgtatttgtatataatatccaGATAAGGAACCGGTTTATGTAGGCACTGCTTTTGTCTTTCTTGCGAATAACAAACGGCGATTATGCGACTGTGAGCGTTGTTACAAACCTTATAAGGTTTTGAAgcgcaaaatattttgtaaaatgtgtttcattttctttactaataataaataaaataaatataaaagaaaataagttataaaaacttttttatatctctTATGTTTTGACTCTATAGACGCATAATACGGTTATAACCGTCGTTCATAATAcgttacataatacatttcaaaatgatgtcataatatttttaaatctacatATACAACATGTACATAGCttaaattttctgtttatctaaaatataatacccTAAAAacctatacaaaattttcgtGATGATATCATAACAATGACGATAGTAAGTTTTCTCAAGAGAGccctttattttaattacataccattattaatataatttcacaaataataatatctcatAGAAAGAAGTTATTCACATACATATAGGACAATCAGGAGTACAAGTAGCAAATGCTTGTTGGGAGCTTTACTGTTTAGAACATGGCATTCGACCGGATggaattatgttatatagtgGCGATGAGCAAAGCTGTGCATCATTTTTCAGCAGTACTGCGGGAGGAAAAGTTGTTCCCAGAGTTGTAATGATTGATTTGGAGCCTACTCCTATAGGTATAGGGTaacttgtaattaattttgataaattcatatagaataaatgaaaagtatCAGAATTTTCTGTTTCAATTTTAACGAAAGCCCAAaccgatatttttaattaggttTTATTGGATGAGACACAATCTGAATCTATCTAGACAATTTGTCAAGGGAAATAGCagaattagtttattattcttCACTGTTTATGGGTTGTACGTGAAGAAACTGttttcatatgtatttttcCACAGTCTGATATTGTTCCTTGTACAGATGAAATACGGCATGGCACATATCGACAGCTATTCAACTCGAAATCTCTCCTTACTGGAAAAGAAGACGCTGCAAGTAACTTCGCTCGGGGCTATTTCGGCGTAGGGCGTGAAATGATAGACCTCTCCTTAAATCGTATCCGGCTTGCTGCTGAAGATTGTCATCATTTACAAGGCTTTATAGTGTTTCGAGCTTTTGGTGGAGGCACTGGCTCTGGATTTACGGCACTCTTACTGGAAAGCATTGCTCGGGATTATCGAAAACTTTCGAAAATTGAATTTGCCATATATCCCGCACCGAAAATATCACCAGTTATCGTAGAACCTTACAATGCAGTTTTAACTGCACACGCTTGTATGGATACGGAGGATGTCTGTTTTATCTTTGATAACGAAGCTTTGTATGACATATTAGCAAGGCATTTAGATGTACCACGCCCGACATATACAAACTTAAATAGATTGATTGCACAGGTAAAATAGTCTttgaattaatgtattttgaacTAACTACTAACAAGgtgtaatatatgtaaaactaTTTAAGGTAATATCTTGCATGACAGCATCTTTAAGATTTGAAGGCTCCCTGAACGTTGAACTTGTTGAATTTCGAACAAATTTGATTCCTTATCCAAGAATTCATTTCCCGCTGGTCACATTTGCTCCATTTGTACCTCCAACGAGGGCACAACACGAAACAAACTCTACACAACAGTTGATGATGTCATGCTTTGAACCAGCTAATCAAATGGTCAAGTGCGATCCCCGGAAAGGAAGTTACATGTCTTGCTGTGTGCTATTCAGGGGCGATGTTAACCCCAACGACATAAACCTAGccattaatcaaataaaaagcatgCGCTCGATTAAGTTTGTTTCCTGGTCACCTACTGGTTTCaaggtacataatatttattattctgtcaAAAACTGTTCAGATTGCttgacatacaaacatacagtatGCTTTTAAAGGTGCAATAATTTCTTCAACAGATAGGTGTTAACAACCAACCACCGATTACTGTGCCTGGGGGTGACTTAGCTGCGTTACAAAGAGCAGTAACCATGGTGTCAAATTCATCCGCTATTAGAATTGCATGGGAACATTTATGCAAGAAGTTTTCGTTAATGTACGCTAAAAGGGCGTTTGTTCACCACTACGTAGGAGAAGGTTTAGAAGAAGgggaatttaaaaatgcatacCATAATATCAAAGCGTTATCAAATGATTACAAAGAAATGGATACGTGAAAAGAGTCAAACTTTACAGTACAATTTTAGTGAAttgtcggttaaaaataaaaagtacgcGTTTTCtcgcattttatttaaatatacacaaaatactCCTTTTCTTgtcgtaaattataaaatgcttCACAGAACCTCAGTCTAATAATCCATACAGTCGTTAAATGTAGACGTAGGAAGACAGGTCAATGTGGCAAGCAATTAAGAACGAAGAGCAGACCGAGCTAAAAGCGCTTATTcaatatatctacatatagTATACTTGACTAATCAAGTTCAGGTAAATTCAGAAGATATGATTGTTTAATTTAGATGCctaatactaataaaactCATTTAAGAAggagtaattatttttagttactgaaaatta
It encodes the following:
- the LOC119833922 gene encoding 3-oxoacyl-[acyl-carrier-protein] reductase FabG-like, whose protein sequence is MNFAGKVVIVTGASSGIGAATAVFLSKLGAQLSLTGRNVDNLQKVNKDCEKSTSTFMVPADLTKESDIEKIVKNTVDHYGKIDVLINNAGIIETGTIENTSLAQYDRLMNTNVRSIYYLTMLAVPHLLKTKGNIVNVSSVNGIRSFPGVLAYNVSKASVDQFTRCVALELAAKGVRVNCVNPGVILTELQRRGGLSDEQYAAFLERSKETHALGRPGKPDEVAATIAFLASDLASNITGASVPVDGGRHAMCPR